From Lytechinus variegatus isolate NC3 chromosome 16, Lvar_3.0, whole genome shotgun sequence, the proteins below share one genomic window:
- the LOC121429560 gene encoding succinate dehydrogenase assembly factor 2, mitochondrial-like — translation MASYVSRLLRPSRRILSNFERKCFVLRGTAFMSTYQSPPGEPSIPEWKQPQNETIELKRARLLYQSRKRGMLENGIILSTFAGRYLEGFDEEQLDQYDNLINKPGNDWDLFYWVVEHKPTPEEYDHGVMDLLKTFAKNPDMESRIRQPDLSENEQRHT, via the exons ATGGCATCTTACGTAAGTCGTCTGCTGCGACCATCTCGTCGAATTCTTTCCAATTTTGAGAGAAAATGTTTc gTATTAAGAGGGACGGCATTCATGAGTACATATCAGTCTCCTCCAGGTGAGCCTAGCATTCCAGAGTGGAAGCAGCCAcagaatgaaaccattgagcTGAAAAGAGCAAGGCTCCTTTATCAGAGTCGGAAAAGAGGGATGCTGGAAAATGGAATCATTCTAAG CACATTTGCTGGTCGTTATTTAGAGGGATTTGATGAAGAACAACTTGACCAGTATGATAACCTGATCAATAAACCTGGCAATGATTGGGATCTCTTCTATTGGGTAGTTG AGCACAAGCCAACACCTGAGGAATACGACCATGGAGTCATGGATCTCTTGAAGACGTTTGCAAAGAATCCTGACATGGAATCACGCATCAGGCAACCTGATCTTTCAGAGAATGAACAGAGGCACACATGA